The Plasmodium vinckei vinckei genome assembly, chromosome: PVVCY_14 genome window below encodes:
- a CDS encoding apicoplast ribosomal protein L33 precursor, putative — MRKCDTLAYFFLFLLIISIKCCQQFITPNNINSIKIPYPKISSENRRNVSLYARKKKNRKVIVLECTEARKLGKRPSRYVTEKNKVNTPKKLQLYKYNKYLKRRTLHVEIK, encoded by the exons atgaGAAAATGTGACACActagcatatttttttctttttttacttattaTTTCAATAAAATGTTGCCAGCAATTTATCACgccaaataatataaatagcaTAAAAATACCCTATCCAAAAATCAGTTCAGAAAATAGAAGAAATG TAAGCTTATATgcaagaaaaaaaaaaaatcgaaaagTTATAGTCCTTGAATGTACTGAAGCAAGGAAATTAGGGAAACGACCCTCAAGATATGTgacagaaaaaaataaagttaaCACACCAAAGAAAttacaattatataaatataacaagTACCTTAAAAGAAGAACATTACATGtagaaattaaataa
- a CDS encoding RuvB-like helicase 1, putative: MNIIESNKEKERISLHSHISGLGLDEDGFVHDADLDEPQKIYKKSEQNGKLTNGENIHDNQYNEICNMNGDNNIDASSNEGEEGKDKIKSLYNCKGMVGQKKAREAAGIFINLIKEKNICKCLLLAGPSGSGKTAIAIAISKEISEESIPFCIFNASQVYSCEVKKTEILTQYIRKSIGVKIKEIKEVFEGEVIKLEPFYDDTYDEKKISYVHITLKTLKEQKKIKIHSSIYENILKEKIQEKDVIYIESHSGLVKRVGRCSLYQDMFDIETDTFVDLPKGNVHKKKNIIQNVTLYDLDISNVQPKDNILNFFQNAKCKKTEITDKLRNEINKIVYKYVDQGIAQIVPGVLFIDEVHMLDIECFTYLNRTLESNLAPIVILATNRGICNIKGTNIISAHGIPVDLLDRIIIVKTMLYNKEEILQVLKLRCKFENIKIENEALNYLADIGMSCSLRYAIQLLTPAKILSKRKGKKMISKSIIEIVSSIFFDTKRSTQLLLSEKNKYLY, encoded by the exons ATGAATATAATCGAATCcaataaagaaaaagagaGAATAAGTCTCCATAGCCATATTAGCGGCTTGGGTTTAGATGAGGACGGATTTGTGCATGATGCTGATTTAGACGAACCTCaaaagatatataaaaaaagtgagCAAAATGGCAAGCTTACAAATGGTGAAAATATACATGATAATCAATACAATGAAATATGCAACATGAATggagataataatattgatgCATCAAGTAATGAAGGTGAAGAAGgtaaagataaaataaaaagctTATATAATTGCAAAGGTATGGTTGGTCAAAAAAAAGCTAGAGAAGCAGCaggaatatttataaacttaataaaagagaaaaacATTTGTAAATGCTTATTATTGGCTGGCCCTAGTGGAAGTGGGAAAACAGCTATTGCTATTGCAATAAGTAAAGAAATTAGCGAAGAGTCTATTcctttttgtatatttaatgCATCTCAAGTATATTCTTGTGAGGTTAAAAAAACTGAAATTTTAACacaatatataagaaaaagtATTGGCGTAAAAATCAAAGAAATCAAAGAAGTATTTGAAGGAGaagttataaaattagAACCATTTTATGATGATACATATGACGAAAAGAAAATATCTTATGTACATATTACTTTGAAAACATtaaaagaacaaaaaaaaataaaaatacattcttctatatatgaaaatatattaaaagaaaaaatacaagaaaaagatgttatatatatagaatcACATAGTGGATTGGTTAAAAGAGTAGGTAGATGTAGTTTATATCAAGATATGTTTGATATAGAAACAGATACATTTGTTGACTTACCTAAGGGAaatgttcataaaaaaaaaaatatcatacAAAATGTTACATTATACGACTTAGATATATCTAATGTCCAACCCAAAGATAATATACTTAACTTTTTTCAAAACGctaaatgtaaaaaaacaGAAATAACAGATAAATTAcgaaatgaaataaataaaattgtttataaatatgtagaCCAAGGAATTGCTCAAATTGTTCCTGGTGTCTTATTTATTGATGAG GTGCATATGTTAGATATCGAGTGTTTCACGTATTTAAACCGAACCCTAGAATCAAATTTAGCGCCCATTGTTATTTTAGCAACAAATCGAGGAATTTGCAATATAAAAG gtacaaatataatatctGCGCATGGAATACCTGTTGATTTACTCGATAGAATAATTATCGTAAAGACGatgttatataataaagaagaGATATTGCAG gttttaaaattaagatgtaaatttgaaaatataaaaattgaaaatgaagccttaaattatttagcCGACATAG gCATGAGTTGTTCTCTGAGATATGCTATACAACTTTTAACACCAGCAAAAATTTTATCTAAAAGAAAGGggaagaaaatgataagtAAATCCATTATAGAAATCGTttcttccatttttttcgaCACAAAAAGATCAACGCAACTTTTGTtaagtgaaaaaaacaaatatttgtattaa
- a CDS encoding acyl-CoA binding protein, putative: MGDLFDKCVSFVSSLPKNEPLSMELKLDLYKYYKQGMFGSCNIEAPSFFKFEEKKKYEAWKSVEELSKDDAKAKYVEVVTSLYPEWNK; this comes from the coding sequence ATGGGtgatttatttgataaatGTGTTTCTTTCGTTAGCTCACTACCTAAGAATGAGCCACTTTCAATGGAATTAAAACTGGacttatataaatattataagcAAGGTATGTTTGGCTCATGTAATATTGAGGCCCCAagcttttttaaatttgaagaaaaaaaaaaatacgaaGCATGGAAATCAGTTGAAGAGCTAAGTAAAGATGATGCCAAAGCAAAATATGTTGAAGTTGTTACTTCATTATATCCTGAAtggaataaataa